The Trinickia acidisoli genome includes a window with the following:
- a CDS encoding DUF1289 domain-containing protein has product MASNLHALPDSPCIGVCSTLFDDVCKGCGRTAIEVSNWVFMNDAEKRIVWERIEREGTAMRFQHDKL; this is encoded by the coding sequence ATGGCTTCCAACCTCCACGCGCTGCCCGACAGCCCCTGCATCGGCGTCTGCTCGACGCTGTTCGACGACGTCTGCAAAGGATGCGGCCGCACGGCCATCGAAGTCTCGAATTGGGTCTTCATGAACGACGCCGAGAAACGCATCGTATGGGAGCGCATCGAGCGCGAAGGCACGGCGATGCGGTTCCAGCACGACAAACTGTGA
- a CDS encoding ABC-F family ATPase, with protein sequence MLSTANITMQFGPKPLFENISVKFSEGNRYGLIGANGCGKSTFMKILGGDLEQSSGTVMLEPNVRLGKLRQDQFAYEDMRVLDVVMMGHTEMWSAMAERDAIYANADATDDDYMHAAELEAKFAEYGGYTAEARAGELLLGIGIAIEDHNGPMSNVAPGWKLRVLLAQALFSNPDVLLLDEPTNNLDINSIRWLENVLNEYNSTMIIISHDRHFLNQVCTHMADMDYGTLKIYPGNYDDYMLASTQARERQNAANAKAKERISDLQDFVRRFSANKSKARQATSRLKQIDKIKIEEFKPSSRQNPFIRFEYEKKLHNIAVVATRITKRYERTIFENFDLSVQPGERIAIIGENGAGKTTLLRSLQGNLMLDGGSIKWAENANVGYMPQDTYEEFPNDATLTDWIDTYRKEGDDDQMVRGTLGRLLFNADDIKKSVKVLSGGEKGRMIWGKLMLGRHNVLLMDEPTNHMDMESIESLQIALDKYEGTLIFVSHDREFVSGLANRIIEVRTDGTLYDFGGNYEEFLASQGVQ encoded by the coding sequence GTGCTGTCTACCGCCAACATCACCATGCAATTCGGGCCGAAACCCTTGTTCGAGAATATCTCGGTCAAGTTCAGCGAGGGTAACCGCTACGGTCTCATCGGCGCGAACGGCTGCGGCAAGTCGACGTTCATGAAGATTCTCGGCGGCGACCTCGAACAAAGCTCGGGAACGGTCATGCTGGAGCCGAACGTTCGCCTCGGCAAGCTGCGTCAGGACCAATTCGCCTACGAAGACATGCGCGTGCTCGACGTCGTCATGATGGGCCACACCGAGATGTGGTCCGCGATGGCCGAGCGCGACGCGATCTACGCGAACGCCGATGCGACCGACGACGACTACATGCACGCCGCCGAACTCGAGGCGAAGTTCGCCGAGTACGGCGGATACACGGCCGAGGCCCGCGCGGGCGAGTTGCTGCTCGGCATCGGCATCGCCATCGAAGACCACAACGGCCCGATGAGTAACGTCGCCCCGGGCTGGAAGCTGCGCGTGCTGCTTGCGCAGGCGCTGTTCTCGAACCCCGACGTGCTGCTGCTCGACGAGCCGACGAACAATCTCGATATCAACTCGATCCGCTGGCTGGAGAACGTCCTCAACGAGTACAACTCGACGATGATCATCATCTCCCACGACCGGCACTTCCTGAACCAGGTCTGCACGCATATGGCGGACATGGATTACGGCACGCTGAAGATTTACCCCGGCAACTACGACGACTACATGCTCGCGTCGACGCAGGCGCGCGAGCGCCAGAACGCGGCCAATGCGAAGGCGAAAGAGCGCATCTCGGATCTGCAGGACTTCGTGCGCCGCTTCTCGGCGAACAAGTCGAAGGCCCGTCAGGCGACGAGCCGCCTCAAGCAGATCGACAAGATCAAGATCGAGGAATTCAAGCCGTCCTCGCGTCAAAACCCGTTCATCCGCTTCGAGTACGAAAAGAAGCTGCACAACATCGCCGTGGTGGCCACACGTATCACGAAGCGCTACGAGCGCACGATTTTCGAGAACTTCGATCTGAGCGTGCAGCCGGGCGAACGGATCGCGATCATCGGTGAGAATGGCGCGGGCAAGACGACGCTGCTGCGCTCGCTGCAGGGTAACCTGATGCTCGACGGCGGCTCGATCAAGTGGGCCGAGAACGCGAACGTTGGCTACATGCCCCAGGACACATACGAAGAGTTCCCCAACGACGCCACGCTGACCGACTGGATCGACACTTATCGCAAGGAAGGCGACGACGATCAGATGGTGCGCGGCACGCTGGGGCGGTTGCTCTTCAACGCCGACGACATCAAGAAATCGGTCAAGGTGCTCTCCGGCGGCGAGAAGGGCCGCATGATCTGGGGCAAGCTCATGCTGGGCCGTCACAACGTGCTGCTGATGGATGAGCCGACGAACCACATGGATATGGAGTCGATCGAGTCGCTGCAGATCGCGCTCGACAAGTACGAAGGCACGCTCATTTTCGTGTCGCACGATCGCGAGTTCGTGAGCGGCTTGGCGAACCGGATCATCGAGGTGCGCACGGACGGCACGCTGTACGACTTCGGCGGCAACTACGAGGAGTTCCTCGCGAGCCAGGGCGTGCAGTGA